From a single Cytophagales bacterium WSM2-2 genomic region:
- the kdpB gene encoding potassium-transporting ATPase ATP-binding subunit yields MFVVEICTIVMLIVTGYSLTNGSQGSFGYNLAVFIILLLTLLFANFAEAIAEARGKAQADSLRKTREETPAKIYVDGQMTWKSSSALKKGDIFLCETGDIIPTDGEIIEGIATIDESAITGESAPVIREAGGDKSSVTGGTKVLSDKIKVVVTTQPGESFLDKMIALVEGANRQKTPNEIALTILLAGFTLVFVIVCITLKPFADYAHATISIAALISLFVCLIPTTIGGLLSAIGIAGMDRALQANVIAKSGKAVETAGDIDVLLLDKTGTITIGNRKATNFYPIAGVDKMSFIEKVVLGSYADETPEGKSIVELATKEGVRGVRITGAQLIKFTAETRTSGVDLPSGQRIRKGAFDAIRKLSASAGNTYPAEIETRVSKISSNGGTPLVVAENEKIIGVIELQDIIKPGIQERFERLRKMGVKTVMVTGDNPLTAKYIAAKAGVDDYIAEAKPEDKLEYIRKEQQTGKLVAMMGDGTNDAPALAQADVGVAMNSGTQAAKEAGNMVDLDNDPTKLIEIVEIGKQLLMTRGTLTTFSIANDVAKYFAIVPALFITAIPALQGLNIMRLESPESAILSAIIFNAIIIPALIPLALKGVAYKPIGASALLRRNLFIYGLGGVVIPFIGIKLIDLAVTLFI; encoded by the coding sequence ATGTTTGTGGTAGAGATTTGTACAATCGTTATGTTGATTGTAACTGGTTATTCACTCACGAATGGATCTCAGGGTTCATTCGGCTACAATCTTGCAGTCTTCATCATTCTCTTGTTGACTTTGCTTTTTGCCAATTTTGCGGAGGCTATTGCAGAGGCGCGCGGAAAGGCCCAGGCCGACTCATTGCGCAAGACGCGTGAAGAAACACCGGCAAAAATTTATGTTGATGGTCAAATGACCTGGAAGAGTTCTTCTGCCTTGAAGAAGGGCGATATTTTCCTGTGTGAAACCGGTGACATCATTCCTACAGACGGTGAGATCATTGAGGGCATAGCAACCATAGATGAAAGCGCCATCACTGGAGAGAGCGCACCGGTAATTCGTGAAGCTGGTGGTGATAAATCCAGCGTCACAGGTGGGACTAAAGTGCTATCGGACAAAATAAAAGTTGTCGTAACTACACAACCCGGTGAAAGCTTCCTCGACAAAATGATTGCTTTGGTCGAAGGAGCAAATCGTCAAAAGACACCTAACGAAATAGCACTCACTATTTTGCTGGCTGGCTTTACACTGGTGTTCGTGATTGTGTGTATCACATTGAAGCCATTTGCTGATTATGCGCATGCAACGATTTCGATTGCTGCATTAATCTCTCTTTTTGTTTGCCTGATCCCAACCACGATCGGTGGATTGCTCTCAGCTATTGGTATTGCAGGAATGGATCGCGCACTTCAAGCCAATGTGATTGCAAAGTCAGGGAAAGCAGTGGAAACCGCAGGAGATATTGATGTACTGCTCCTTGACAAAACGGGAACGATTACCATTGGTAACAGGAAGGCGACTAATTTTTACCCGATAGCCGGAGTTGATAAAATGTCTTTTATTGAAAAAGTAGTTTTAGGATCTTATGCAGATGAAACACCGGAAGGCAAATCGATAGTTGAACTCGCAACAAAAGAGGGTGTACGTGGAGTGCGTATTACAGGGGCACAGCTCATCAAATTCACGGCAGAGACCCGTACTTCGGGCGTTGATCTTCCATCGGGTCAGCGGATACGTAAAGGTGCATTTGATGCTATTCGTAAGTTATCTGCCAGCGCTGGAAACACTTACCCGGCAGAAATAGAGACCAGGGTGAGCAAGATTTCGTCAAATGGAGGTACTCCCCTGGTTGTGGCTGAAAATGAAAAAATAATTGGAGTAATCGAATTGCAAGACATTATTAAGCCCGGGATACAGGAGCGATTCGAGCGCTTGCGTAAGATGGGCGTGAAAACCGTAATGGTAACTGGTGATAATCCGCTCACGGCAAAATACATTGCCGCAAAAGCCGGGGTTGATGATTACATCGCTGAAGCAAAACCAGAGGACAAACTGGAATATATACGGAAAGAACAACAAACCGGTAAGCTCGTAGCCATGATGGGTGATGGCACAAACGATGCTCCGGCATTGGCTCAGGCGGATGTAGGTGTGGCAATGAATAGCGGAACGCAAGCTGCAAAAGAAGCGGGTAATATGGTCGACCTCGACAATGATCCGACTAAGCTGATTGAGATTGTTGAGATCGGAAAACAACTGCTGATGACGCGCGGCACATTAACCACTTTTTCCATTGCCAATGATGTGGCCAAATATTTTGCCATTGTACCGGCATTGTTCATCACTGCAATACCCGCTTTGCAAGGATTGAATATTATGAGGCTTGAAAGCCCGGAGAGCGCAATACTCTCAGCGATCATCTTCAATGCGATAATTATTCCGGCACTAATACCGCTTGCTTTGAAAGGTGTAGCCTATAAACCGATTGGTGCAAGTGCTCTACTACGGAGAAACTTGTTTATCTATGGTTTAGGCGGAGTAGTGATTCCTTTCATCGGCATAAAACTAATTGACTTGGCTGTCACACTGTTTATCTAA
- the kdpA gene encoding potassium-transporting ATPase potassium-binding subunit, which translates to MNTELLGIIATFGLTVAIAIPLGKYIGKVYAGEHTLLDPLFNPIEKLFFKVSGIRAEQEMDWKQNLTVLLGINLLWFVLAMFILLNQAWLPWNPDGNPSMTPDLAFNTAISFLVNCNLQHYSGETGASYLSQAFCFLFLNFVSAATGLAALAVVFNAMKERTTEKLGNFYVYFVKSNTRILFPLSIVVAILLALNGSPMNTEGKDTVVTLQGDTVQVSRGPVAAQVAIKHLGTNGGGYFGTNSAHPLENPNYFTNMLEMIVQTIIPIAMIFALGYYLKRRKLAWMIFGVMTVGFLLLVIPNVYFEMQGNPVIAKLGVDMSAGAMEGKEVRFGSAASGYWSIVTTIISTGSVNAMHDSTMPLSGMNELLAMMVNAFYGGCGVGILNFYVFIIIAVFISGLMVGRTPEFLGKKIEAKEMKIAMVIALLHPLLILAGTALSSFVITKDPDVGWLNNPGFRGFSEMLYEYISSSANNGSGFEGLGDNNLFWNLTTGIVLILSRFLPIIGPVAIAGILANKKYIPESAGTLKTDTATFGIMVFAVIIIVALLSFFPALTLGPIAEYFSL; encoded by the coding sequence ATGAACACAGAATTACTAGGAATAATAGCCACTTTCGGTTTAACCGTAGCCATAGCTATTCCTTTGGGAAAATATATTGGGAAAGTGTATGCTGGTGAGCACACCCTTCTCGATCCGCTCTTCAACCCAATCGAAAAATTGTTTTTTAAAGTCAGCGGCATACGGGCAGAACAGGAAATGGACTGGAAGCAAAATCTGACCGTATTGTTAGGCATCAACTTGTTGTGGTTTGTACTAGCGATGTTTATTTTATTGAACCAGGCTTGGTTGCCCTGGAATCCGGATGGCAACCCAAGCATGACTCCTGACCTGGCTTTTAACACGGCCATCAGTTTTTTGGTGAACTGCAATTTGCAACATTACTCTGGTGAGACGGGAGCTTCCTACCTGTCGCAGGCTTTCTGTTTTCTGTTTTTGAATTTTGTTTCAGCAGCTACCGGTCTTGCTGCACTGGCAGTTGTTTTCAATGCGATGAAAGAACGCACTACCGAAAAACTTGGCAACTTTTATGTCTACTTCGTGAAGTCGAATACACGGATACTTTTTCCCTTGTCGATTGTGGTAGCAATATTACTGGCGTTGAATGGATCACCCATGAATACGGAGGGCAAAGACACCGTAGTAACCCTGCAAGGTGATACTGTACAAGTATCAAGAGGACCGGTCGCAGCACAAGTTGCTATCAAACATTTGGGTACGAATGGCGGAGGATATTTTGGTACCAACTCCGCTCATCCGCTCGAGAACCCTAACTACTTTACCAACATGCTGGAGATGATAGTCCAGACAATCATTCCGATAGCAATGATTTTTGCCTTGGGTTATTATCTGAAAAGAAGAAAGCTGGCGTGGATGATCTTCGGTGTTATGACTGTCGGCTTTTTGCTCTTAGTAATTCCCAATGTCTATTTTGAAATGCAAGGCAACCCGGTTATAGCAAAACTTGGCGTTGACATGAGTGCTGGAGCTATGGAAGGAAAGGAAGTTCGTTTTGGAAGCGCAGCATCAGGATACTGGAGCATTGTAACCACTATTATTTCAACAGGATCAGTCAACGCGATGCACGATAGCACTATGCCATTGTCAGGTATGAATGAGCTATTAGCCATGATGGTGAATGCATTTTATGGGGGATGTGGAGTTGGTATTTTGAATTTTTACGTCTTCATCATTATTGCTGTCTTCATTTCAGGATTGATGGTTGGGAGAACACCTGAGTTTTTAGGCAAAAAAATTGAAGCAAAGGAGATGAAGATAGCGATGGTGATTGCTTTGCTGCACCCGCTCTTGATCTTAGCAGGCACGGCACTTTCTTCATTTGTCATTACAAAAGATCCAGATGTAGGCTGGTTGAACAATCCAGGGTTCCGCGGGTTTTCAGAAATGCTGTATGAGTACATTTCATCATCCGCCAACAATGGGTCGGGCTTTGAGGGGCTTGGGGACAATAACCTTTTCTGGAATCTTACCACTGGAATAGTTTTAATCTTAAGCAGGTTCTTGCCTATCATAGGGCCTGTGGCTATCGCTGGAATACTCGCCAATAAAAAATACATCCCTGAAAGTGCCGGGACCTTGAAAACGGATACGGCTACGTTTGGAATTATGGTGTTTGCCGTAATTATTATCGTGGCATTGCTGAGCTTTTTTCCGGCCCTCACACTCGGCCCGATTGCAGAATATTTTAGTCTTTGA
- a CDS encoding ABC transporter permease, whose protein sequence is MIRNFFKTGLRNIFKNKVYGLINLVGLTCGISLALLILTYVRSEVTYDNFHPKGDRLYRIQYRVPNGLQLAVTPPPIAPVMRDFFPEVEDACRLYPRNVTISKPGGDGVFEETNVYFADSSFTKLFKLDFVKGSPKRPLYEKFTVVINEEMAVKYFGDHNPIGETLLFGGKHSFKVIGVVKDFPENSHLRFNMLVPFDNMFDMESDAAAQVLRNNLAQNFIISHSFTYVLLHPGADPTNVDRQMGAFLEKYARPDRRIGQVFTLMKVADIHMKSTSLGEPSATNTYSNLYLFIGVGILTLLIACINYINLTTAQSLTRLKEIGVRKILGSERHQLIIQFLSESFLFCAVALIISFGIFYLALPFLNLLTGKTLQFNVVTDTTLFTVCGFLLIGLTVLAGGYPSYFISQFNSVSSIKGSPVNHPASQWLRRSLVVFQLAIACALLSGSLVILNQLDYTQNRPLGFQKEHIVNIPLFSQNLNGVFRQNDSTFWSKLQAYRDVVETQNGIRQTAVSSGTPGLGIVFRGIIPEGFTQNDNLFAANLAVDYDFISTYEMQLAAGRSFSRESGNDATEGYIVNETAVREYKWQTPEQAIGKTINKEGKKGKVIGVVKDFNFSSLTTPISALIMDINPNQYNTLTIRFDNENILQTISSLEKKWNELFPEKGFQFTFLQEQLNQQYRNFQNFGTIIQTFTGIAVLIACLGVYGLILFVVQRKVKEIGVRKVLGATVPGILKLIYSDFIWLILIGFVIAVPVSYYLLNQWLTNFIYHISIGYFTYAISLGLVLLITTLTIGYHAFKASIANPVKSLRTE, encoded by the coding sequence ATGATTCGCAACTTCTTCAAAACAGGACTCCGGAATATCTTTAAAAACAAGGTATATGGTTTGATCAACCTGGTTGGGTTGACTTGCGGGATTTCGCTCGCCTTGTTGATTCTCACATACGTGAGGAGCGAAGTGACTTATGACAATTTCCATCCGAAAGGCGACAGGCTGTACCGGATTCAATACCGGGTTCCCAATGGTTTACAGCTGGCGGTCACGCCCCCACCGATAGCTCCTGTCATGCGTGATTTCTTCCCCGAAGTGGAAGATGCATGCCGCTTGTATCCGCGAAATGTTACCATTAGCAAACCGGGCGGAGATGGAGTCTTCGAAGAGACGAATGTGTATTTCGCAGATTCTTCATTTACAAAATTATTCAAACTGGATTTTGTCAAAGGATCTCCCAAGAGGCCATTGTACGAAAAGTTTACGGTGGTGATCAATGAAGAGATGGCGGTTAAATATTTTGGTGATCACAATCCCATTGGTGAAACGCTTTTGTTTGGAGGCAAGCATTCTTTTAAAGTAATAGGTGTAGTAAAAGATTTTCCTGAGAACTCGCACCTGCGGTTCAATATGCTGGTGCCTTTTGATAATATGTTTGACATGGAAAGTGATGCAGCTGCACAAGTGCTGCGAAACAACCTGGCCCAGAACTTCATCATCAGTCATTCTTTTACCTATGTGCTTCTTCACCCGGGTGCAGATCCAACGAATGTCGACAGGCAGATGGGCGCTTTCCTGGAAAAGTACGCACGCCCTGACCGCAGGATCGGACAGGTTTTCACTTTAATGAAAGTGGCGGACATTCACATGAAGAGCACATCGCTGGGAGAACCAAGCGCCACGAACACCTACTCCAACTTGTATTTATTTATTGGTGTAGGGATTTTGACACTCCTCATCGCTTGTATCAACTACATCAACCTGACCACTGCACAATCACTGACCCGGCTGAAAGAAATAGGAGTACGAAAAATATTGGGTTCTGAGCGCCACCAACTCATCATTCAGTTCTTGTCTGAGAGTTTTTTGTTTTGCGCTGTCGCGCTAATCATTTCGTTTGGCATATTCTATCTGGCATTGCCATTCCTGAATCTGCTTACCGGAAAAACGTTGCAGTTCAATGTAGTCACAGATACAACACTCTTCACGGTGTGCGGATTTCTTTTGATTGGACTTACGGTTCTTGCAGGGGGCTATCCTTCTTATTTTATTTCGCAATTCAATTCTGTGAGTTCCATCAAGGGAAGTCCCGTTAATCATCCGGCTAGTCAATGGTTGCGGAGGTCACTGGTGGTGTTTCAGTTGGCAATTGCCTGTGCGCTACTGTCAGGGTCACTGGTTATTTTGAACCAACTGGACTACACTCAGAACAGGCCGTTGGGTTTTCAGAAAGAGCACATCGTCAACATTCCTTTGTTCAGCCAGAATCTGAACGGAGTATTTCGCCAGAACGATTCTACGTTTTGGTCAAAATTACAAGCATATCGTGATGTTGTAGAAACACAAAATGGCATTCGTCAGACTGCAGTTTCATCGGGTACTCCCGGACTTGGTATTGTTTTCAGAGGAATCATTCCGGAAGGATTCACGCAGAATGATAACCTCTTTGCAGCAAACCTTGCGGTGGATTACGATTTTATTTCAACGTATGAAATGCAGTTGGCAGCGGGACGAAGCTTCAGTCGTGAATCGGGAAATGATGCTACGGAAGGATACATCGTTAATGAAACTGCTGTGAGGGAATACAAATGGCAAACCCCGGAACAGGCCATCGGCAAGACAATTAATAAAGAAGGAAAGAAGGGAAAAGTGATCGGGGTTGTAAAGGATTTTAATTTCTCATCGCTGACGACTCCGATCTCAGCACTGATCATGGATATCAATCCTAATCAATACAACACGCTGACTATCCGGTTTGACAATGAAAATATTTTGCAGACCATTAGTTCGCTAGAGAAAAAATGGAATGAGCTTTTCCCCGAGAAAGGATTCCAGTTTACATTCTTACAGGAGCAACTGAACCAACAGTACCGCAACTTTCAAAACTTTGGCACCATCATTCAAACATTCACGGGCATTGCTGTGTTGATCGCTTGTCTTGGTGTCTACGGACTGATTCTCTTTGTGGTGCAGCGCAAAGTAAAAGAGATTGGTGTCAGGAAAGTGTTAGGCGCAACGGTGCCGGGTATTCTTAAATTGATTTACTCCGATTTCATCTGGTTGATCCTGATTGGATTTGTCATCGCGGTGCCGGTCTCTTATTATTTATTGAACCAGTGGCTGACCAATTTTATCTATCACATCTCCATTGGCTATTTCACTTATGCGATAAGCCTTGGTTTAGTGCTCCTGATCACCACGCTTACCATCGGTTATCATGCGTTCAAAGCATCGATAGCTAATCCTGTGAAATCGTTGAGGACGGAGTGA
- a CDS encoding sodium-translocating pyrophosphatase encodes MNTVLFLIPAIGLLGLIVTAFKSSWVVLQDAGEAKMQELAGYIASGAMAFLKAEWRILGVFALIASVLLGWSGTLIEESSPIIAISFLIGALLSGLAGFIGMRIATKANVRTTQAARTSLAKALDVSFTGGSVMGIGVAGLAVLGLGGLFIVFYKYFVPEGADITGADMRKAIEVLAGFSLGAESIALFARVGGGIYTKAADVGADLVGKVEAGIPEDDVRNPATIADNVGDNVGDVAGMGADLFGSYVATILATMVLGQEIAVVDNFGGLSPILLPMVIAGLGLIFSIIATWFVRIKKETDSVQTALNIGNWSSIIMTAIASYFAVNYLLPQTLQHRGVPFTSNDVFISIVIGLVVGTLMSMITEYYTSMGKRPVKSIIKQSGTGHATNIIGGLSVGMESTCLPIIVLAAGILGSYAFAGLYGVSIAAAGMMATTAMQLAIDAFGPIADNAGGIAEMSQLPEEVRHRTDNLDAVGNTTAATGKGFAIASAALTSLALFAAFVGISGITAIDIYKAPVLAGLFVGGMIPFIFSSLAIAAVGRAAMDMVNEVRRQFREIPGIMEYKAKPEYEKCVAISTKASLREMIAPGAIALLTPVIIGFTFGPEVLGGTLAGITVSGVLMGIFQSNAGGAWDNAKKSFEKGVEINGQIYYKKSEPHKASVTGDTVGDPFKDTSGPSMNILIKLSSIVALIIAPHISTVKHTAHVNQPKMEIEKIEKVGPMVEQK; translated from the coding sequence GTGAACACCGTACTTTTTCTAATTCCAGCTATTGGCCTTCTTGGCTTAATTGTAACAGCATTCAAATCTTCGTGGGTAGTACTGCAAGATGCCGGTGAAGCTAAAATGCAAGAGCTTGCCGGGTATATTGCCAGTGGTGCTATGGCATTCCTCAAAGCGGAATGGAGGATTTTGGGAGTCTTTGCATTGATTGCCTCCGTCTTGTTAGGCTGGTCTGGCACTTTGATTGAAGAATCCAGCCCTATCATTGCTATCTCCTTTCTTATTGGTGCACTTCTTTCCGGCCTCGCAGGCTTCATAGGCATGCGTATCGCCACGAAAGCAAACGTGCGCACAACACAGGCAGCCCGTACCTCTCTGGCAAAAGCCTTGGATGTTTCTTTCACCGGAGGTTCGGTGATGGGAATTGGCGTTGCCGGTCTTGCTGTATTGGGATTGGGCGGACTGTTCATCGTGTTTTACAAATATTTTGTTCCTGAAGGAGCCGACATCACTGGCGCAGATATGCGCAAAGCGATCGAGGTACTGGCGGGTTTCTCATTGGGAGCTGAGTCCATTGCACTCTTTGCACGTGTAGGTGGCGGTATCTACACCAAAGCTGCAGACGTAGGCGCTGACCTTGTTGGAAAAGTAGAAGCCGGAATTCCTGAAGACGATGTGCGCAACCCTGCCACTATCGCTGACAACGTGGGCGATAACGTAGGTGACGTAGCCGGTATGGGTGCCGATTTGTTCGGCTCTTATGTAGCCACTATCCTGGCAACAATGGTGCTTGGACAGGAAATCGCTGTGGTTGATAATTTTGGTGGTCTCTCTCCTATCCTGTTGCCGATGGTTATCGCAGGCCTGGGGTTGATCTTCTCTATTATCGCAACCTGGTTTGTCCGCATCAAAAAAGAAACTGACAGTGTACAAACTGCTTTGAACATCGGTAACTGGTCATCGATTATCATGACAGCTATCGCTTCTTATTTCGCAGTAAACTATTTGCTCCCTCAAACGCTTCAGCATCGCGGAGTTCCATTCACATCAAATGATGTTTTCATTTCAATCGTTATTGGTTTAGTAGTAGGAACGCTGATGAGCATGATCACCGAGTACTACACTTCTATGGGCAAGCGTCCGGTGAAATCAATTATTAAGCAATCCGGTACAGGCCACGCCACTAACATTATTGGCGGGCTTTCAGTAGGTATGGAATCTACTTGCCTTCCTATCATTGTTCTGGCTGCCGGAATTTTAGGTTCTTATGCTTTCGCAGGATTATATGGTGTATCTATAGCTGCTGCCGGAATGATGGCGACAACTGCTATGCAATTGGCCATCGATGCATTCGGCCCGATCGCTGACAACGCAGGTGGTATTGCAGAAATGAGCCAGCTCCCGGAAGAAGTGCGTCACCGCACCGATAACCTCGATGCCGTTGGAAACACAACTGCTGCCACCGGAAAAGGTTTTGCTATTGCTTCTGCCGCTCTTACTTCACTTGCCTTGTTTGCCGCTTTCGTAGGAATCTCCGGAATCACGGCCATCGATATTTACAAAGCTCCTGTATTGGCTGGTCTCTTCGTTGGTGGCATGATCCCTTTCATCTTCTCGTCCCTGGCGATTGCTGCCGTAGGCCGTGCCGCTATGGATATGGTGAACGAAGTTCGCAGACAGTTCCGCGAAATTCCAGGTATCATGGAATACAAGGCTAAGCCTGAATACGAAAAATGCGTAGCTATCTCAACGAAAGCCTCATTGCGCGAGATGATAGCGCCTGGCGCTATTGCATTATTGACTCCTGTAATTATAGGATTTACTTTCGGCCCGGAAGTATTGGGCGGAACGCTGGCAGGTATTACCGTTTCCGGTGTGTTGATGGGAATTTTCCAATCGAATGCCGGTGGTGCATGGGACAACGCGAAAAAATCTTTTGAAAAAGGTGTAGAGATCAACGGCCAGATCTATTACAAAAAATCAGAACCACACAAAGCCTCTGTAACAGGTGACACGGTCGGTGATCCTTTCAAAGATACTTCCGGTCCTTCCATGAACATCCTTATCAAATTGTCTTCCATTGTAGCGCTGATCATTGCACCTCACATTTCCACTGTGAAGCACACGGCACACGTCAACCAGCCTAAGATGGAAATTGAGAAAATAGAAAAGGTCGGCCCGATGGTCGAACAGAAATAA
- a CDS encoding thiol:disulfide interchange protein, protein MKITLVLLLLSLAIYSCNTKENVKGYRISAEVSGFPDSTWFYLVNDSQKSNDSVMMHGGKFNFEGALKDSMKSVQVLLKTKDLSDYKFFWLENTDITFKAEKGIFRQATVTGSKAQKESDQLSKIVAPIDKQLDSVNQLMRDPKMTETQKVELNKSFTEINDRRVKATVNFVKMNPGSIVSVYVLSVYASSWGKKLSIELFEPMPEENMETSYGRKINDYITLNANVKIGDNFADFEQTSPDGEKIKLSDFKGKIVLLEFWAAWCGPCRAENPELVKTYKSYKDKGFEVLGVSLDDNKAQWIKAIDKDGLPWKNVSEVNGSENRAALMYGVSSIPDNFLIDKTGKVIDRNLRGEKLRKRLAELLK, encoded by the coding sequence ATGAAAATCACGTTGGTGCTCCTTCTTCTGTCTTTGGCAATCTATTCTTGTAACACGAAAGAGAATGTAAAGGGCTATCGTATCTCTGCCGAAGTTTCTGGCTTTCCTGACAGCACCTGGTTTTACCTGGTCAACGATTCACAGAAATCTAACGACTCCGTGATGATGCATGGAGGAAAGTTCAATTTCGAGGGAGCTTTGAAAGACTCTATGAAAAGCGTGCAAGTATTACTGAAAACAAAAGACCTGAGCGACTATAAATTCTTCTGGCTCGAAAATACTGACATCACCTTCAAAGCCGAGAAAGGGATTTTTCGTCAAGCAACTGTCACCGGTTCGAAGGCACAGAAGGAAAGTGATCAACTCAGCAAGATTGTTGCTCCTATCGATAAGCAACTGGACAGTGTGAATCAGTTGATGCGAGACCCAAAAATGACTGAAACTCAAAAAGTAGAATTGAATAAATCGTTCACTGAAATAAACGACAGAAGAGTTAAAGCAACAGTGAACTTTGTAAAAATGAATCCAGGCTCGATAGTCAGTGTATACGTTCTCAGTGTTTATGCCAGCAGCTGGGGCAAGAAACTGTCTATAGAGTTGTTTGAACCGATGCCGGAAGAAAACATGGAAACATCCTATGGGCGAAAAATAAATGACTACATCACGTTGAACGCAAACGTTAAGATCGGTGACAACTTTGCAGATTTCGAACAAACGTCTCCTGACGGTGAGAAAATAAAGCTCTCCGATTTCAAGGGAAAAATAGTGTTGCTCGAGTTTTGGGCAGCCTGGTGCGGACCATGCCGCGCAGAAAACCCAGAGCTTGTAAAGACTTACAAATCATATAAAGACAAAGGGTTCGAAGTACTAGGCGTCTCCCTGGACGATAATAAAGCACAATGGATCAAGGCGATCGACAAAGACGGTTTGCCCTGGAAAAATGTAAGCGAGGTGAACGGCAGCGAAAACAGAGCCGCATTGATGTACGGAGTCTCGAGCATCCCCGACAACTTCCTCATCGACAAGACCGGAAAGGTAATTGACCGGAACCTGCGGGGTGAAAAGCTTAGAAAACGACTGGCCGAGTTGCTAAAGTGA
- a CDS encoding peptidase M1 — MKRLILFGVFLLLASQLYSQSRPFTKEDTLRGTITPERAWWDLTYYHLSVNVKPEEKYISGSVAVHYKVLDPKQALQIDLQPPLTIDKVTQDGEDLTYKKNGANAYIIELKKQQKNGSRESVLVQYSGNPVVAKNPPWQGGFQWVADKDGNPFAATSCQGLGASVWWPCKDHMYDEVDSMLISITVPKNLMDVSNGRLRSVKENPDDTKTFNWFVKNPINNYGVNVNMANYVHFSDTLKGEGGILDMDYYVLPYNLEKAKEQFKQAKMMMKAFEWWFGPYPFYVDGYKLVETPYLGMEHQSSVTYGNKYANGYLGRDLSGTGWGLKWDFIIVHESGHEWFANNITDKDAADMWIHESFTNYSESLFTEYYYGKDAATEYVVGTRKAIRNDKPIIGTYNVNRSGSGDMYYKGGNMLHTIRHSINDDKLFREILRGLNKTFYHQTVTTKQIENYISKNAKRDLSKVFDQYLRNTQIPNLEYVTEGNKVSFRWTNCVAGFDMSIVLKDGTRISPTEKWQQKKLKDPLAFDAAYIEKMYYVKTALTAKTISN, encoded by the coding sequence ATGAAACGACTTATTCTTTTCGGAGTGTTTTTGCTCCTCGCCTCACAGCTCTATTCCCAAAGCAGGCCGTTCACAAAAGAAGATACTTTGCGCGGCACCATCACACCGGAGCGCGCCTGGTGGGATTTAACTTACTATCACCTGTCGGTGAATGTGAAGCCGGAGGAAAAATATATTTCGGGCTCCGTGGCAGTTCACTACAAAGTACTCGACCCGAAACAGGCCTTGCAGATTGATTTACAACCACCACTCACGATTGATAAGGTTACCCAGGATGGAGAAGATCTCACTTACAAGAAGAATGGCGCAAACGCCTACATCATAGAACTGAAGAAGCAACAAAAAAACGGCAGCCGCGAGTCAGTACTTGTACAATATTCAGGCAACCCTGTTGTGGCAAAAAATCCTCCGTGGCAGGGAGGCTTTCAGTGGGTAGCTGACAAAGACGGAAATCCATTTGCAGCAACATCATGCCAGGGTTTGGGCGCCAGTGTATGGTGGCCTTGCAAGGATCACATGTATGACGAAGTGGACAGCATGCTGATCAGCATTACCGTTCCGAAAAATCTCATGGATGTATCCAATGGCAGGTTAAGGAGTGTCAAAGAAAATCCCGATGACACAAAGACATTTAATTGGTTTGTAAAAAATCCGATCAACAACTATGGTGTCAATGTGAACATGGCCAACTACGTTCATTTTTCAGACACACTCAAGGGTGAGGGTGGAATCCTCGATATGGACTATTACGTATTGCCTTACAATCTGGAAAAAGCAAAGGAGCAATTCAAGCAAGCCAAGATGATGATGAAAGCATTTGAATGGTGGTTCGGCCCCTATCCTTTCTATGTAGATGGTTACAAGTTGGTAGAAACTCCTTATCTCGGGATGGAGCACCAAAGCTCAGTCACTTACGGGAATAAATACGCCAACGGTTATCTCGGCCGTGATCTCTCGGGCACTGGCTGGGGTTTGAAGTGGGATTTCATTATTGTGCATGAATCGGGACACGAGTGGTTTGCCAACAACATCACCGACAAAGACGCTGCCGACATGTGGATACACGAAAGTTTCACCAACTATTCTGAAAGTCTCTTTACAGAATACTATTACGGAAAGGATGCAGCCACCGAATACGTTGTGGGCACACGCAAAGCCATACGAAATGACAAACCGATTATCGGCACATACAATGTAAACCGCAGCGGCTCGGGAGACATGTATTATAAAGGAGGCAACATGCTGCACACAATCCGACACAGCATCAACGATGATAAATTATTCAGGGAGATTTTGCGTGGACTTAATAAAACATTCTATCACCAAACGGTAACAACCAAGCAGATCGAAAATTATATATCTAAAAACGCTAAAAGGGATTTATCGAAAGTGTTTGATCAATACTTACGTAATACCCAGATCCCGAACCTGGAGTATGTAACAGAGGGGAATAAGGTTTCTTTTCGCTGGACGAATTGCGTGGCCGGTTTCGATATGTCCATTGTCTTAAAAGACGGCACCCGTATTTCGCCAACAGAAAAATGGCAGCAAAAGAAACTCAAAGACCCGCTAGCGTTTGATGCAGCTTACATCGAAAAGATGTATTATGTGAAGACGGCCCTCACTGCGAAGACAATAAGTAATTAA